The stretch of DNA GCGGCCTCGATCTTCTGGGCGATCTCGATCCGCCAGGGGCCGGTCAGCTCCTCCAACTCAGCCTTGAGCTTGTCGTATCCGGCCTGAGTGAGCCAGGTCACGTTCTCGCTGGTCTGGGTCACGGGTGCTCCTCGTCGGTGCTGTGGCAGTGCTGAGGGTGGGGGTCGTCAGCAAACGGCGATGGTTCGTCGTACTGCGGGCTCATACGGTCTACTGCGGGGCGGAAACTGTCGTACTACAAAGCAACGCCCGCTCCCGGGCCACTCGGCGCGGAAGGGGCGAAACCACCAGCCTAACAACTTCCGGCGCCCAGTGGGAGGGTCATTTCTCCTGGCCCGGCCTCCCTACGGATGCCCGGACTCCTCGTCGAGTATGCCGCCGGTTCATGGCGCGTCGTTGTGCGCCGGGCCGCTTCGAGGGAGTGCGGGCCGCTCGCGGGAGCTACTTGGCCGGGGTGCAGCCGAGCAGCTCGGCGGTGGTGCTGCGCGCGGTGGTCCTCAGGGTGACGGTCTCGTCGTAGCCGCCGCCCTGGGCGGGCACGGGCACGTCGCTCAGGCCGACCACCGAACCGTCGGCGGCCTGGGCGCGGACGGTGCAGACCCCGCCGACGCCCTTGGACTTGCTGACGGTCAGCTGCACCTTGATCGCACTCTCCGAGACCACCTCGAAGCCCTGCACGGTGGCCCGCAGCTTGGTCTCCCGCATCAGGTAGGACCCGCCCAGCCAGGCGATGAGCCCGAGCGCCAGCACCGCGCAGACCGCTCCGACGATCTTCAGCTTGCGATCGGCCGAGGCGTCGCTGCCGCGCCCGTACCGATCGGCCGGGGGCCGGGGAGTGGTGGCGGTCCTAGTGCCGGAGTCCATGAGTAGGCTCAGTCCTTTCGCCGAGGGGCCGTCGGTCGCCGGTGGGAATGGACGAGCCCCTCGTTCAGTCACTATAGGAGGGGCTGAACCGCGCCGGTGTCGGCGGGGGAGCCGTAGCTCTTGCTTTGGAAGGAACCAGGCGTTGACTGAGCAGCTCAGACTGATGGCGGTGCATGCCCACCCGGACGACGAGTCCAGCAAGGGTGCCGCCTCCATGGCCATGTACGTCTCCCAGGGGGTGGACGTGCTGGTCGCCACCTGCACCGGCGGTGAGCGTGGCTCGATCCTCAACCCCAAGCTCCAGGGCCGCCCCGAGATCGAGGAGAACATCCTCGAGGTCCGGCGCAAGGAGATGGACGCGGCGCGCGAGATCCTCGGCATCAAGCAGGCCTGGCTGGGCTTCGTGGACTCCGGGCTGCCCGAGGGCGACCCGCTGCCCCCGCTGCCCGAGGGCTGTTTCGCCCTCCAGGACCTGGCGGTGGCCACCGAGCCGCTGGTGCGGCTGATCCGCGAGTTCCGTCCGCACGTCATCACGACGTACGACGAGAACGGCGGGTACCCGCACCCGGACCACATCATGACCCACAAGATCAGCGTCGCGGCCTTCGAGGCGGCGGGTGACCCGGACGCCTTCCCCGGCACCGGCGAGCCCTGGCAGCCGTCCAAGCTGTACTACAACCACGGCTTCCCGATGAGCCGGATCCGGGCCATGCACGCCTACCTCACCGAGCGCGGCATCGAGTCGCCCTACGGCGAGTGGATCGAGAACTGGGACAAGAGCGGCCGCCAGGAGCGGGAGATCACCACCCGGGTCGAGTGCTCCGACTGGTTCGAGACGCGGGACCGCGCGCTGATCGCGCACGCCACCCAGATCGACCCGGACGGGCCGTGGTTCCGAGTGCCGATCGAGGTGCAGCGCGAGGTCTGGCCGACCGAGGACTACGAGCTGGCCCGTTCGCTGGTCGACACCGACCTGCCGGAGAACGACCTCTTCGCCGGGCTGCGGGTCGCCGCCACCGCCTGAGCCCTACCCCGCGTTACCCCACCCCGGTGGCCCGCGCCCCGTAAGGCCGGGTCACCATGGAGAGATGAGCAACTCCGTGCACCTCGTCAACCTCGCCGCCGACGCGTACGACGCGAACAAGGTGACTCCCGGTCTCCTCGGCTTCATCGTCTTCGCCGCCCTCGGCGTGGCGACCTGGTTCCTGGTGAAGTCCATGAACCGCCAGTTCAAGCGGGTCGACTTCGTCGAGGAGCCGGAGCAGCCCAAGCAGTAGCCGGTCGCGGCGGCGGCTCCCGGGTCGGGCCCTCCACGGCTACGACTCGTCGAGCCAGCCGCTCGCGGCGGCGAGGGCGCCCGCCTGGAAACGGCTGCGGGCGCCGAGGCGTTCGGTCAGATCGGCGCTGAGGCGGCGGACCGTCCGGTCGGAGACTCCGAGTCGGCGGGCCGCCGCCTCGTCGGTGTCGCCGTGCGCGAGCAGCCGCAGCAGGGCCCGTTCCTGGCCGCTCAGGCCGTGCCCGTCCCGGGGGCGGGCGGTGGTCAGCGGGGTGGCCCCGGCCCAGACCAGCTCGAACAGCGCCGCCAGCGGGGCGACCGCGCCGCGCCCGGAGACCAGGGTCGCGCCGCGCTCCGGCCGGTCCGGGTCGAGCGGCACCAGGGCGGTCTCGCGGTCCACCACGACCATCGGCAGCGGCAGGGTCGGTGCCGTCCGCACCTCACCGCCGTGCCTGGCCAGCCGACGCCCCCGGGCGAGCGCGGCCGGGTCGTGGCGCACCGCGTCCAGGTACAGGGTGCGCAGCAGCACGCCCCGGGCCGGCAGGGCCTGCTCCAGCGCCTCGGTGCCGTCGGCCGGAGCCGTCGGCGCCCCGGCGGTCACGAAGGAGAGCACCTCCCGCCGGGCCCGCCCGATCAGCCGCTCCAGCCCCTCGCGCACCGCGTCGGCCCCCTCCAGCGCCGCCCCTCCGCCCGGCGCGCCGGCTCCCGGCCGGCTCCGCTCGGCGGTCAGCCGGGCGAGCGCCGCCCGGCCCTGTTCGAGCCGGTGCCGGCGGCTCAGCAGCTCCGCCTGCTGCCGGGCCAGCAGCGACTCCAGCCCGACCTCGGGGGTGACCGGCCGCAGCGCCAGCGGGTCCTCCCAGGAGGGCCGGAGCAGGGCCAGCCGGGCCAGCGCGTCGAAGGCCGCCCGGACGGTCGGCAGGTCGATCCGCAGGTGCGCCGCCAACTCCCCGGCTCCGGCGTCCGGATGCCGCAGCATCGCCAGGTAGACCGCCTCGGCCGTCCCGTCCACCCCGAAGGGGGCGAGCACGCCCGCTGCGGCGAGCTCGCCGCCCTGTTCCGTCATGACCGGATCCCCCCTCGCGCGAGCCCTTGATCCGCAAGCTCTTGATCGAAGCGGGGACCAGCCTGGTGGCCGGCCCCTACCGATCGCTTTCACCGCGCTTACCGGGTGCTGCCCGGGGTGTGTCCGGTGCACATCGCTGCGCGTCCGGCGCGTCCGGTGCCGGTCAGGCCGGTACCGGACAGGGGCCGGTGCTGGCGGGTCGGCGACGGGGGTTGCCAGGGTGCCGGGATGTACCTGGTCAGTGTGCGGCTCGCGGGCAGCCGGGTCGGGGCGGCGGCGGAGGCCGGGGCCCTGACCGAGGCGGTCTGGCGCGAGGCCGGTGAGGACGATCTGCTCAGCCACGTCTATGCCCAGCCCGGCGGGCCCGGGCTCGAACTGGTGCTGTTCCTGCGGGCGGAGCGGATCGAGGCCGCCGAGCAGGTGGCGGGGGAGCTGGTGCGGCGGGGGGTGGTGGCCGAAGGGCTGCCGTTCACCGTCACGCACTGCGCGGTCGACCTGCTGCTGCCCGATTTCGAGGGGCGGCTGTGAAGGGGCAGCTGTGAAGGAGGTGGCTGTCCGGTCGGCTGCTTGGCCGGTACCGGTCAGGCCGGGGTCGGACAGTGATCTTCCCTTCACCGTCCGGGGGCGCAGTGGCGAGAGTGGGCCGACCACCCCACCGCTCGCAGAAGGACCACAGATGCGCAGAACCGTCGCCGCGCTCGTCTCGGCCGTGCTGGCCGCCTCCGGCGCCCTCGCGGCCTCCCCGGCCCGGGCCGCCACCGATCCGGTCGGCACCAACCACGTCCTCGACTGGAACGGCTACCTGCTCCGGGCGTTCACGGCCGACACCGGCCCGGCCACTCTGCTCACCGGAGGCTCGCCCGGCCCGCTGACCCGGGCCGCCGCGATGATGTACACGGCCATGTGGGACGCCGAGAACTCGGTGGTCGGCGGCGCCAACCCGACGTACGGCTACTACCTGGGCCAGCAGCCGGTGTCGGCCGGCGCCTCCGCCCAGGCGGCCATGGACCAAGCCGCGCACGACACCCTGGCCGGCGTCTTCACCGCCCAGAAGGCCACCTTCGACGGCGAGTTGACCACCGAGCTGGCGACCTTACCGGGCGGGCCGACCGACCCGGCCGTGAAGAACGGCACCGCCGTGGGCGCGGCGGCCGCCAAGGCGGTGATCGACAAGCGGTCGGGCGACGCGGCACAGGTGAACGTGCCGTTCACCCCGGCCGGCGTGCCCGGCTCGTACCCGGCCGGCCCGGCCGCCGACCCGGGCTGGGGCAAGCTCCCGCCGTTCGCGATGACCTCGGGCAGCCAGTTCCGCCCCGGGCTGCCCGGCGGCTACTCCGACTACCCCTCGCTGCTGGCCAGCCAGGCCTACGCGGCGCAGGTCAACGAGGTCGAGCAGCTCGGCGGGGCGAACTCGACCACCCGGACGGCCGACCAGACGCAGCTGGCGTTGTTCTGGGCCAACGACGCGAACGGCACCTACAAGCCGCCGGGCCAACTCTTCGACATCACCGGCCTGTTGGTGCATCAGAAGGGGCTGAACGAGTACGAGTCCGCCCACCTGTTCGCACTCACCGCGATCGCGATGGCCGATGCCGCCGTCACCGCCTGGGACAGCAAGTACCTGACGCCGATCCAGCTCTGGCGCCCGTACAGCGCGATCAACAACGCCTCGGCGCTGACCAGCCCCGGCGTGCAGGCCGATCCGAACTGGAAGCCGCTGGCGGGCGCCACCCCGAACTTCCCGTCCTACGTCTCCGGCCACTCCACCTTCGCCGGGGCCTGGGGCTCGGTCATGCGGGACTACTTCGGTGACAACGTGAGCTTCACCGCGGGCACCAAGGACCCCCGGGTGCCCAATGTCACCCGGTCTTTCACCAGCATCACCGCCGCTGCCGAGGAGGACGGCATCAGCCGGCTCTACCTCGGGGTGCACTACCGCTGGGACACCCGGGCCGGGCTCGACGAGGGCTACGCGCTGGGCGACTACGTCTACGGCAGCCAGCTGCGCACCCCGCCCTCGTACACCGGCCGGGTCGCCGCCGCGACGGCCGCCGTCTCCGGCACCTCGGTGACGCTGCCGGTGGGCCGGGCCGTGGCGGCCGGGCACACCCTGCTGGTCTCGACGATGCTCACCAACACCCACTCGGGCACCGTGACGGCCACCGACAGCCAGGGCAACGGCTACGCGCTCGTGCCCGGCTTCCCGGTCAACGACGGGGCCGGTGACCGCACCCTGGTGCTGAGCGCGGTCGGCGTCCGGCCGCTGAGCGCCACCGACACCATCACGCTGCACTACCCGACCACCGGCGAATACCAGGTCGCCGTGGACGAGTTCGCCAACGTCTCGGCCGTGGACAGGGTGGCCACCGCCACCGGTGCGGCCGGTACACCGTTCAACTCCGGTGCCACCGCTGCCACTTCGACGCCGAACGAGCTGGTCTGGGGTGTGGGCGGCATCCAGGGCGGCAAGACCGCCGGCTGGGACGCCGGGTACTCCGCCCTGCCCACCGTGACGCTGGTCGAGGACCAACTGGCCACCGCCTACCGGTCGGTGTCCGCTGTCGGCTCCTACGCGGCCTCCGGCACGGCCAGCCACCAGTGGATGGCCGCGGCGGTCACCCTGCGGTAGTCGCCGGCTCCGCCTGGCCCCTCGGGTGGTTTCAGGGGGTCAGGTGCCGGCGGCCGGGGATCTGCTCGAAGATCAGGTTGGTCCGGGTCTGCGCCACCGCCGGATGGGTGGTCAGGTGGTCCACCACGAAGTCGCGGAGCGACTCGGGGGCGGCCAGGGCCACGTGCAGCAGGTAGTCGTCGGAGCCGGCCATGTGGAAGACCTCGACCACGCCCGGCAGGTCCGGGGCGCTGGCCCGGAAGCTCTCGTTCTGCTCCCGGGTGTGCGCCCGCAGCCGGACCGAGATCATCGCCTGGAGCGGCAGGCCGATCGCCGCCGGGGAGATCTCGGCCCGGAAGGCCCGGATCACCCCGCGCTCGCGCAGCGACCGCACCCGGGCCAGGCAGGTGGAGGGCGCGATGCCCACCGCCTCGGCCAGCGCGTTGTTCGGCAGCCGGGCGTTGTCGGCCAGCACCCGCAGGATCGCCCGGTCGGTCTCGTCGAGGGGCTGCTGCGGCCCCCGGTGATTGTTCGGCACGGTACCCAGGATCGACCCTCCAGCCGAGTTTTCGCAAACTTCTGCGCACCTGTACCGAATCTTCTTCGGCACTGTTTCGGTCGGCCCGACGGATGTTCCATCCTTGCTGCTCATGAGCCCGTTCGAGACCATGAACCCCGCCGCCGACCAGGAGCTGCCCCCGCTGGCGCTGGCCGGCCACCGGCTGCCGCAGCCCCCGGCGGAGGAGCCGCAGGTGGCGGAGTACGCGATACCCGTCGGCGGGCTCGACCGGGAGCAGCGCCTGCGCGCCCTGGACCGGATTGACACCTACCTCGCCCACAAGCGGCAGCACCTGCTCGGCTACCAGGCCAACCAGGAGCTGGACGGCTGCGCCTCGGACCTCGGGCGCTTCATGCGGCACAACATCAACAACCTCGGCGACCCGTTCCGCAGCGGCGGCTACAAGCCGAACACCAAGGCCGTCGAGCACGCGGTGCTCGACTACTACGCCGACCTGTGGCGGGCAAAGGGCCCGCACTCGCCGGAGGATCCGGAGTCGTACTGGGGCTACGCGCTCTCGATGGGCTCCACCGAGGGCAACATGTACGCGCTCTGGAACGCCCGGGACTACCTGAGCGGCAAGCCGCTGATCCGGCCCACCGCCTCCTCCGGCTCCGGCGCCGTGGTGACCCCCAACTCCCGCCGCCCGGTGGCCTTCTACTCCGAGGACACGCACTACTCCTTCGCCAAGGCCGTCCGGGTGCTCGGGGTGGAGACCTTCCACGATATCGGCGTGGAGAACTACCCCGGCCAGTGCCCGCTGCCGGGCTCCGGCGGCGTCTGGCCGCTGGAGGTGCCCTCGGTGCCCGGCCCGTCCGGGCTCTCCTGGGACGGCACCGGCGAGATCTCGGTGGACGCCCTCGAACTCCTCGTCGAGTTCTTCGCGGCCAAGGGCCATCCGGTCTTCGTCAGCCTCAATCTCGGCTCCACCTTCAAGGGCGCGCACGACGACGTGCGCGCCGTCTGCGAGCGCCTGCTGCCGATCTTCGAGCGGTACGGGATGGTCGAGAGCGAGGTGGTCCGCGGGCGGGACCAGCGCAGCGGCGAGCTGCTGACCGACCGGCGGCGCCGGTTCTGGATCCACGTGGACGGTGCGCTGGGGGCGGCGTACCTGCCGTTCCTGCGGCTCGCCCAGGAATCGCCGGAGACCTACGGCTGGACGCCCGCCGCGCCGGCGCCGGAGTTCGACTTCGGCCTGCGGCTGCCCACCGCCGGGCACGGCGAGGTCGACCTGGTCTCCTCGATCGCGATGAGCGGGCACAAGTGGCCGGGGGTGCCGTGGCCCTGCGGCATCTACATGACCAAGGTCAAGTACCAGGTCTCCCCGCCCTCCCAGCCCGACTACACCGGCGCCCCCGACACCACCTTCGCGGGCTCCCGCAACGGCTTCTCGCCCCTCGTCCTCTGGGACCACCTGGCCCGCCACTCCCACGCCGACCAGGTCGACCGGATCCGCCGCTCCCAGGAGCTCGCGGCCTACCTCGAATCCCGCCTCACCGCCCTGGAACGGACCCACGGCCTCACCCTCTGGCCCGCCCGAACCCCGGGCGCCCTCACCGTCCGCTTCCGCAAGCCCAGCCCCGAGCTGGTCACCAAGTGGTCCCTCTCGGCCCAGGACGTCCTCACCACCCCCGGTGAGGAAGCCACCCGCCGCTCCTACGTCCACGTCTTCCTGATGCCCTCCGTCACCCGCGAGAAGCTCGACGCCCTGCTGGACGACCTGGTCAACGACCCGGTGATCACCGGTAGCTGATTCCGTCTGGTCGGCCCGGGAGCAGGCGGGCGGCCGTGTTGCGGAGGCGGGTGTGGTCGGTGGTGACGATGCGGTGGAGGGTGCGGGAGGCGAAGGCGGTGCGTTGGGCGCTGCGGCGGCGTTCGCGGTCGTAGGTGTGGAGGGCGGCCGGGAGGGCGCCGGGGCCGTGGTGGGCGAGGGCGCGGGTGAGGGCTTCGGCGTCGAGGAGGGCGGTGCAGGCGCCCTGGCCGAGGTTGGGGGTCATGGCGTGGGCCGCGTCGCCGACCAGGGCGACCTTGCCGGCCGTGACGAAGGTCGGGAGGGCGGGGTGGAGGTGCCGCATCTCGTAGCAGAGCCAGCCGGCCGGGTCGGTCTTGGTGAGGATGTGCGGGATGGGGTCGTGCCAGTCGGCGAAGAGGCCGGGCAGGTCGGCGGCGGTGGTGCCCTCGGGGACGGCGGCGTACCAGTTGGTGTGGCCCGGTTCGACCGGGGTGAGGCCGAAGAAGCGGCCCTTGCCCCAGGTCTCGCCGTGCCGGTCGGTCTCGAAGTCGGCGATGCCGATCCAGGCCACCGAGCCGACCTTGGTGGGCCCGGCGGAGGCGGAGAAGCAGGCCGCCCGCACGGCACTGCGCAGCCCGTCGGCCCCGACCACCAGGTCGTAGCCGGCCTGGAGGGCGGCCGCGTCGGTGACGTTCGCACCGAACTCCACCACGCCCGCGCCGCCCAGGGTCGCCAGCTCGGCCAGCAGGAGGTCGATCAAGTAGGGCCGGGAGATGAGCAGTTCGGGCTTGCCGGCCTTCTTCTCCAGTCGCTCCAGCGGAAGTCCGGCCAGTACCCGGCCGTCCGGGGTGCGGATCTGCGCCGAGCGGTACGGCACCGCGCGGCGCCGGACCGCCGCGCCCACGCCGAGCCGGTCGAGCGCGTCCTGCGCGGCCGGGGTGAGCGCGAACGCCGTGCCGTAGCGCTCGAGTTCGGCCCGGCGCTCGCGGATCGACACCTGCCAGCCGGCCCGCCGTAGCCCGATCGCCGTCGCGAGCCCGCCGACCCCGGCGCCGACCACAACTGCCGTTCCTGTCATCGTTGTTCCTCGGATCGATCGGTGAGGGGAATCAGTAGGGGGTGTCGAAGCAGGTCGTGGGAGTCGTCCAGGCGGAGGTGCCGTACTGGTTGGCCGCGCGCAGGGCGATGCAGACGTGGTCGCCGGAGTACGGGCCCTGGACGTCGTAGCTGGTGCCCGAGGTGGAGAGGACCTTCTTCACCCCGCTGGTCTGGTTGTCGTACTGGATCTCGTAGCGGGTCGCGTCCGACTGCGCGTTCCAGGTCATGGTGAACGGCATGTCGCAGGCGCCGAAGCAGCCGTGGTCGAAGGTCGCCTTGTAGGCCGCCGGGACGGCAGGCGCGGAGCCCTTGGGCTGCACGGGCGTCTGGACGGGCTGGGGCGTCGGAGTCGGGGAGGGCTTCGGCGCGGGAGCGGCCGGGGGCGCGGACTGCTGCGTGCCGGTGGAGCCCCCGCCGGAGCCGCCGCCGGCGCCGTTGCCGGAGCCGCTGCCGGAGCTTCCGTTCGAACTTCCGCCGGAGGTGGTGCCGTTGTTCGTGCCGCCGCCGGTGGTCGTGGTGCCGAGCACGCCGCCGGCGGCGCCGTAGCCGGCGCCTGGCGGCGGCGCGGTGACGGTGGTGACGGTGGTGGCGGGCGGGGTCGAGGGCGCAGCCGAGCCCGGCGGCGGCGTGGCGGGGGCACCGGTCGTGGGGGAGGAGGAGGCCGAGGGGCGGGCCGAGGTGGTGGAGGGCGGTGCGGTGCTGACGGCGGTGCCCCTCGGGAAGCCGTCGGCCAGTGAGGGCGGGGTGCCGGTGCCCGGGACGAGGAGCAGGGTGGCGGCGGTGCCGGCGGTGACCACGGCGGCCAGGACGAGCAGGGCCGGGCGGCGGCGGGGCCGTCCGGGGCCGAGGGTGTTCGCCTCGGTGGGGGTGGGCAGGGCGGAGAGGGCCGGGATCCCGGTGTCGCCCGCGTGCCGGATCAGCACGGCCAGGCCGGTCTGGTCCAGGGTCTCCTCGCCCAGGGTCAGCGCGGCCACCAGGTCGGCGGGGGTGGGGCGTTCGGCCGGGTCCTTGGTCAGGCAGCGGCGGACCAGGCCGACCAGGTCGGCCGGGACGCGGTCGAGCTCGGGCTCCTCGTGCACGATGCGGAAGCCGAAGCCGAAGGAGTCGGTCTGGCCGAACGGGTGCTCCCCGGTGGCCGCGAAGGCCAGCACCAGCCCGAGGGCGAACACGTCGGCGGCGGGCCCGACCCGGCCGCGGACCTGCAACTGCTCGGGGGCCATGAACTGCGGGGTGCCGAGCACCACGCCGGTCTGGGTCAGGGTGGTGACGGCCGCGCTCCGGGCGATGCCGAAGTCGATCAGCCGGGGCCCGTCGGGCCCGAGCAGGATGTTGCCGGGCTTGACGTCCCGGTGCACCAGCTCGGCCGCGTGGATCGCGGCCAGCGCCTCCGCCAGCCGGACGCCGAGCGCCCGCACCGACACGGTGTCCAGCGGGCCGTGCTCGGCGACCACCGCGTTCAGGGTCGGCCCCGGCACGTACTCGGTGGCCAGCCAGGGCTGGGCGCAGTCCACGTCGAAGTCGAGGGTGGCGGCGAAGTACGGCCCGGACATGGCCCGGGCCGCGGTCACCTCGCGGCGGAACCGGGCGATGAAGTCGGCGTTCTGGGCCAGCTCCTCGTTGACCACCTTGACGGCCACCAGGGCGTCCGCGCGCCGCCCGAGGTAGACCCGGCCCATGCCGCCGGCGCCGAGCACCCCGAGCAGCTCGTACGGGCCGACCAGCCGGGGATCCCCGTCCTGGAGGGCCTTCACCGGCCCGCTCCGCGGAGGGGTGCCGGGTGGTCGGGCAGCAGAGGCAGCATGGTTCTCTCACGTTCGGCGGGAGGGTGCGTGGGGTCGTCACCGCGAGGATGACGGCCCGGCCGCCGAAAGCTCCAGGTCACGGCACCGGCCATTGATGGCCGGTCGTCGCTCAGCCGGTCGGGCGCCCCCGTCGTGACCGTCGGCGGCCCCACGGCTTGGCGACGGAGATCACCACCTCGGCGAGGTAGACCGACAGGGCCACGGCCGGGATGATCACCAACTCGTAGCGGGTGGACCCGAGGTGCAGCTCGGCGATGCCGCCGGTGGGGTGCCGTTCCACGAGACGTGCCGCCTCGTGCAACCGGGCGGTCAGCGCGAAGGCCGAGGCGGCCGTGGCGGCCAGGGTGAGCCAGAACTTGACGGTCACCCAGTGGTACCGGAACAGGCCCCAGGGCGTGCCGAGCGAGAGCACCAGCCCGGTCAGCAGCGAGGCCAGGCTCAGCGGCAGCACCAGCGCGTCCCCGAGCAGCGGCAGCACCCGGTAGGCGCTGCGCAGCGTCTCCGCCCGGTCCGTCAGCAGCCCCGCCAGGCCCAGCGTGAGCAGGCAGAGCATCAGGCCGAGCCAGCCGACCGAGCTGACCACGTGCGCGATCACCGCGCCCTTCCGGGCCCGGGGCGAGAGCCGGAACCCGGCGGGCGGCCGGGAGTCGAGCCGGCGCGGAACGGAGCGTGAAGCCGCAGTGGTCATGGCGGGCCCTCCTGAGTGGTGGCGGCGGTGGAGACGGAGGTGGGGGTGTCGGCGTTCGGCCCCGTGCCTCCGCCGGCCTGGCAGCGGAGGCACCCGAGGATCGTCGCCCTGACCCGCCTTCGCCGTCGTCCCCCGCCCGGCGGCCGTCCGGCTACTCCCGGGGGAGTAGCGCCGAGCCGCCGGCGTACGACCGGGGGCGGCCCGGACCGGTGCCGAAGCCGCACCTGTGGCCGATGCCGGGCCGGGGCGAGTCGAACTAGCCTTCCGGCATGAGCGATTCACGCCTGCTGCTGGAGGAGCCGTCGAGGCCTGCGCGCCCGCCGGTGGTCTCCTCGCTAGCCGTTGCCGCCCTCCAGGTGGTGGGCACGGTCGGCGCGGCGCACCAGCAGCCCGACCGCAGTCGACTCGACGCCCTCGCCTACGTCTTGCTGCTGCTCGGCCCCGCGCTGCTGCCGCTCCGTCACCTGCACCCGGTGGCGGTGCTGGCCGGCACGGCTGCGGTCACCCTCGGCTACCTGGGCGCGGGTTACCCGTACGGACCGGTCTTCGCCGGCCTCGGGGTGGCGTTCTACGCCGCCGTCCAGGCCGGGCGACGGCGGGCGGCCTGGGCCTTCGTCGGCGGCTGCTACCTCGTCCAGTTGACGACCGGCTACCTGCTGCCCGGGGTCGGCCGGCCGGCGGGCGGCTGGCAGGAGGTGGGGCTGGCGGCGGTGCTGCTGCTGATCGCGAGCGGTGCGGAGCTGGCCCGGACGCGCCGGGAGCAGTCGGCGGCGACCGAGGCCGCCGAGGCGGCGGCGCGGCGGCGCCGGGCCGACGAGGAACGGCTGCGGATGGCGCGGGAGTTGCACGACATCCTGGCGCACAGCATCTCGCTGGTGCACATCCAGGCGGGGGTGGCGCTCGAGCTCCTCGACACCCACCCGGAGCACGTCAGGAGCGCCCTGACCACCATCAAGTCCACCAGCAAGGAGGCCCTCGGCGAGGTCCGGCAGGTGCTCGACGTGCTGCGCCGGCCGGGCGGCGCAGCACCCCGCACCCCGGCCCCCGGCCTGGACCGGCTGGACGAACTGGTCGACCAGGCGGGCCGGGCCGGGCTGGCCGTCACCGTCCGCACCGAGGGCGAGCCCGCAGCGGCCCCGGCGGCCGTCCAGCGGGCCGCGTTCCGGATCGTCCAGGAGGCGCTGACCAACGTGATCCGCCACTCGGCCGCCCGGACGGCCACCGTGCGGCTCACCCGGACGGCCGGGGGCCTCGCCGTGGAGATAGCCGACCCGGGCCCGGCAGGTGGTGGGGGTGCGGGTACGGGCGGTGCGGGGGCGGCGGGCGGCGCGGGGGCCGGGCTGATCGGAATGCGGGAGCGGGCCGCCGCGTTCGGGGGCACCCTGGAGGCGGGGCCGCACGGCACCGGCTTCCGGGTCCGGGCCCGGCTGACGGAGAGCGACGGGGGAGTGGGGGCGGCGGATGGTCCGGGTGCTGCTGGCGGATGACCAGATGTTGGTGCGGGCGGGGTTCCGGGCGCTGCTCGACGCCCAGCCCGACATCGAGGTGGTCGGCGAGGCGGACGACGGCGAGGCGGCCTTGCGGCTGATGGTCGCGCTGCGGCCCGACGTGGTGCTGATGGACATCCGGATGCCCCGCCTCGACGGCCTGGAGGCCACCCGGCGGATCGCGGCCGACCCCGGGCTGGCGGCGGTCCGGGTGGTCGTGCTGACCACCTTCGAGCTGGACGAGTACGTCTTCGAGGCGCTTCGCTCCGGCGCGGTCGGCTTCCTGGTCAAGGACGCCGAACCGGCCGAGCTGCTCCGGGCCGTCCGGGTCGCCGCCGAGGGCGGCGCGCTGCTCTCCCCGGGCGTCACCCGGCGCCTGATCGGCGAGTTCGCCGCCCGCTCGAAGGAGCCCCGGTCGGTCAGCCTCGACGCCCTCACCGACCGTGAACGCGAGGTGCTCGCCCTGGTCGGCCTCGGCCTCTCCAACGAGGACATCGCCCGCCGCCTGCTGGTCAGCCCCCTCACCGCCAAGACCCACGTCAGCCGCGCCATGGTCAAACTCGCCGCCCGCGACCGCGCCCAACTGGTCGTCCTCGCCTACGAATCCGGCCTGGTCCGGCCCGGCTGGCTCGGCTGAGCCCTGATACTGCGCACCTGTCGGTGCCCGTCGCTAGGGTGGCGGGCGTGCCTGGGACGAACGGACGTGACGACGCCGTCGAGCTGTTGGAGCCGTACCGGCGGGAGTTGACGGCCTACTGC from Kitasatospora sp. MMS16-BH015 encodes:
- a CDS encoding DUF4307 domain-containing protein; translation: MDSGTRTATTPRPPADRYGRGSDASADRKLKIVGAVCAVLALGLIAWLGGSYLMRETKLRATVQGFEVVSESAIKVQLTVSKSKGVGGVCTVRAQAADGSVVGLSDVPVPAQGGGYDETVTLRTTARSTTAELLGCTPAK
- the mca gene encoding mycothiol conjugate amidase Mca, encoding MTEQLRLMAVHAHPDDESSKGAASMAMYVSQGVDVLVATCTGGERGSILNPKLQGRPEIEENILEVRRKEMDAAREILGIKQAWLGFVDSGLPEGDPLPPLPEGCFALQDLAVATEPLVRLIREFRPHVITTYDENGGYPHPDHIMTHKISVAAFEAAGDPDAFPGTGEPWQPSKLYYNHGFPMSRIRAMHAYLTERGIESPYGEWIENWDKSGRQEREITTRVECSDWFETRDRALIAHATQIDPDGPWFRVPIEVQREVWPTEDYELARSLVDTDLPENDLFAGLRVAATA
- a CDS encoding LuxR family transcriptional regulator yields the protein MTEQGGELAAAGVLAPFGVDGTAEAVYLAMLRHPDAGAGELAAHLRIDLPTVRAAFDALARLALLRPSWEDPLALRPVTPEVGLESLLARQQAELLSRRHRLEQGRAALARLTAERSRPGAGAPGGGAALEGADAVREGLERLIGRARREVLSFVTAGAPTAPADGTEALEQALPARGVLLRTLYLDAVRHDPAALARGRRLARHGGEVRTAPTLPLPMVVVDRETALVPLDPDRPERGATLVSGRGAVAPLAALFELVWAGATPLTTARPRDGHGLSGQERALLRLLAHGDTDEAAARRLGVSDRTVRRLSADLTERLGARSRFQAGALAAASGWLDES
- a CDS encoding vanadium-dependent haloperoxidase, yielding MRRTVAALVSAVLAASGALAASPARAATDPVGTNHVLDWNGYLLRAFTADTGPATLLTGGSPGPLTRAAAMMYTAMWDAENSVVGGANPTYGYYLGQQPVSAGASAQAAMDQAAHDTLAGVFTAQKATFDGELTTELATLPGGPTDPAVKNGTAVGAAAAKAVIDKRSGDAAQVNVPFTPAGVPGSYPAGPAADPGWGKLPPFAMTSGSQFRPGLPGGYSDYPSLLASQAYAAQVNEVEQLGGANSTTRTADQTQLALFWANDANGTYKPPGQLFDITGLLVHQKGLNEYESAHLFALTAIAMADAAVTAWDSKYLTPIQLWRPYSAINNASALTSPGVQADPNWKPLAGATPNFPSYVSGHSTFAGAWGSVMRDYFGDNVSFTAGTKDPRVPNVTRSFTSITAAAEEDGISRLYLGVHYRWDTRAGLDEGYALGDYVYGSQLRTPPSYTGRVAAATAAVSGTSVTLPVGRAVAAGHTLLVSTMLTNTHSGTVTATDSQGNGYALVPGFPVNDGAGDRTLVLSAVGVRPLSATDTITLHYPTTGEYQVAVDEFANVSAVDRVATATGAAGTPFNSGATAATSTPNELVWGVGGIQGGKTAGWDAGYSALPTVTLVEDQLATAYRSVSAVGSYAASGTASHQWMAAAVTLR
- a CDS encoding Lrp/AsnC family transcriptional regulator, translating into MPNNHRGPQQPLDETDRAILRVLADNARLPNNALAEAVGIAPSTCLARVRSLRERGVIRAFRAEISPAAIGLPLQAMISVRLRAHTREQNESFRASAPDLPGVVEVFHMAGSDDYLLHVALAAPESLRDFVVDHLTTHPAVAQTRTNLIFEQIPGRRHLTP